GCGTCTTCTGGCCAGACCGCCGCCAATGCCTGGTGCCACAACTCGGCCTGGGCACGGGTATTGGTGAACAGCAGGCTGCTGCGCGCCTGCATCAGCGCATCCAGCACGCGCGACAGCTGTGCCAGCCCCAGGTGCCCGGCCCACGGGAAACGTTCGCCGGGTTCCGGCAGCAGGCTGCGCACGGTGATCGCGCGCGGGCGAACGCCCTGCACGATCGGTGCGTCCGGCTGGTCAGGCAGCAGCACGTCGCGGGCCTGGGGCAGATTGCCCAGGGTGGCCGACAGCCCCCATAGCTGCAACGAAGTTGCGGTATCGCGCAGCACCGCCAGGTTCAACTGCAGCAGCACCCCACGCTTGTTGCCCAACAGTTCGTGCCATTCGTCCACCACTACGCAGCGCAACTGGCGCATGCGGGGCAGCGTATCGGGATAGCTCAGCAGCAGCGCCAGCGATTCCGGCGTGGTCACCAGCACGTCGACGCGCCCCTCGCGTGCCTGTCGTCGCTCGCGGCTGCTGGCATCGCCGCTGCGCAGGCCGACCCGCCAGCCCAGTCCCAGTCCGTCGACCACCGCCTGCAGTGCGCGCGCGGTGTCGCTGGCCAGTGCGCGCAGCGGCGTCACCCAGAGCACCTGCAGTGGCCGCACTGCACTGGCGCGGCGAGGGGACGGCAGCGGATCGATCATCGCCTGCAGCAGCGGCCCACCGAACATCGCCAGTGTCTTGCCGCTGCCCGTAGGCGTATGCAGCAAGCCGGATTCGCCAGCGAGATAGTGACGCCACATCGCGCGCTGGAACGGCAGCGAACGCCAGCCGCGAGCGGCGAACCAGTCCTCCAGCCTGCGCAGCGCCTGGTTGCGGGTCATCGCGCCAGGGCCTGCAGGGCGGCGAGCTGGTCGGCCTCGCTGGCCGGCTTGTCGTGGCGCCAGCGCAGGATGCGTGGAAAGCGCACGGCGATGCCTGACTTGTGCCGTGAGCTGCGGTTGACCGCCTCGAAGCCCAGCTCGAACACCTGCTCGGCACGCACGCTGCGCACCGGGCCGAAGCGCTCGCGGGTATTGGCGCGGATCCAGCGGTCGAGCGCGAGGATCTCCTTGTCATCCAGGCCCGAGTAGGCCTTGGCGACCGGCACCAGCGTGTCGCCGTCCCAGACCCCGAAGGTGTAGTCGGTGTACAGCGTGCTGCGCCGCCCATGGCCGGCCTGTGCGTACAGCAGCACCGCATCGAGGGTGAGCGGATCGACCTTCCATTTCCACCAGTCACCGCGGCGGCGTCCGGACTGGTAGGGGGACGTGCGCCTTTTCAGCATCAACCCCTCCACGCCGCGTTCGCGTGCGACATCGCGCATCGCGGCGGCCTGCAGCCAGTCGTCCGCTGCGACGTCGGGGGAAATCTGGATCCGCGCATCATCCAGCGCACCGATGACCTCGGCGAGGTGGGCGCGCCGTTGCTGCAGCGGCAGCCCGCGCAGATCCTCGCCCTCGCGTCCCAGCAGGTCGTACGCCAGTACGCGCACCGGCGTATTGCGCAACGTCGCCGCGCCCGGCTTGCGGCGCTGGATGCGGGTCTGCAGCGCGGTGAACGCGCGCGGCAGGTTGCCGGCTTCGTCCCATGCCAGCAGCTCACCGTCCAGCACGCAGCCCTCCGGCAGCGCCAGCGCTGCGTGCTCGATCTCGGGGAAGCGGCCATCCAGTCGTTCCTCGCCGCGGGACCACAGCGCCACCTCGCCACGACGGCGCAGCAGCTGCAGGCGGATGCCGTCCCATTTCCACTCCAGCAGCCAGTCGTCGATGGGCCCGAGGCGCTCGGCAGGGTCGCCTTCGAGCGGCGAGGCGAGGAAGAACGGGTAGGGCTGCTGCCGGTCCGATGGCAGCTCGTCCGGCGACAGCAGCTCGGACAGCACACCCGGCGAGGGCACCCACTCGCCGAGCATGCGCTGGGCAATGCGTGCGATGTCCAGACCAGACCATTCGGCCAGCGCCTGCTGTACCAGACGTTGCGAAACACCCACCCGCAGGGCGCCTGTCAGCAGCTTGTTGAACACCAGTCGTTCGCTGGCCGGCAATTGTCGCCACCCCGCGAGCACGGCGGCCCGGCGTTCCTCCTCCGGCCGGTTGGCGACGGCCAGCAGGTGCTGTTCGATCCAGTCGGCCAGCGGGCGGTCGGGGGCAACCTGCGCCGGGTCATCCAGCAGCAGGGTCAACGTTTCGGCCAGGTCGCCCACCTGCGCATAGCTGTCCTCCACCAACCATGGCGGCAGGCCCGATTCCTCGCTCACCCACGCGCGCAGTTCGCCGCTGGCGGCGATCTTCCGGCGTGCGCCGCCCACCTTGCCGCCGCTGAGCAGGTACAGCGCCCACGCCGCGTCATGCGCGCGCGCCTGGCGGAAGTAGTCGACCAGCGCCGCACGCTTGTCCAGCGTGGCGGTGCTGCGGTCCAGGCGCTGGTAGAGCGCGGCGAAGCTCTTCATTCCTCGCTCCCGAAATCGGTGCGGAAGGCTTCAGCCGCCACGCCGCGCTCGCGCAGGAACGGAATCAACGCATCGGTATTGCCATGGTTGGCGATGACCCGCCGCGCGCCGGTCTGTTCGATGGTCTGCAGCAGCGCGGGCCAATCAGCGTGATCGGAAATGACGAAGCCACGGTCGACGTTGCGTCGCCGCCGATTGCCGCGCAGCTGCATCCAGCCCGAGGCGAAGCCGAGCTGATGGCGGCCGAAGCGGCGCATCCAGGGCGTGCCGGCCGCCGAAGGAGGGGCGAGGATCAGCTGGCCTGCGGCATCGGGTTGGCGCCCCTG
This genomic window from Stenotrophomonas maltophilia contains:
- a CDS encoding ATP-dependent DNA ligase; translated protein: MKSFAALYQRLDRSTATLDKRAALVDYFRQARAHDAAWALYLLSGGKVGGARRKIAASGELRAWVSEESGLPPWLVEDSYAQVGDLAETLTLLLDDPAQVAPDRPLADWIEQHLLAVANRPEEERRAAVLAGWRQLPASERLVFNKLLTGALRVGVSQRLVQQALAEWSGLDIARIAQRMLGEWVPSPGVLSELLSPDELPSDRQQPYPFFLASPLEGDPAERLGPIDDWLLEWKWDGIRLQLLRRRGEVALWSRGEERLDGRFPEIEHAALALPEGCVLDGELLAWDEAGNLPRAFTALQTRIQRRKPGAATLRNTPVRVLAYDLLGREGEDLRGLPLQQRRAHLAEVIGALDDARIQISPDVAADDWLQAAAMRDVARERGVEGLMLKRRTSPYQSGRRRGDWWKWKVDPLTLDAVLLYAQAGHGRRSTLYTDYTFGVWDGDTLVPVAKAYSGLDDKEILALDRWIRANTRERFGPVRSVRAEQVFELGFEAVNRSSRHKSGIAVRFPRILRWRHDKPASEADQLAALQALAR